The following proteins are encoded in a genomic region of Corylus avellana chromosome ca4, CavTom2PMs-1.0:
- the LOC132179638 gene encoding alpha-L-fucosidase 2-like isoform X2 — protein sequence MEDGGWVYVRQPTEKDQWNPSSMEAESSTPQPLKITFTEPAKHWTDALPIGNGRLGAMVWGGVVSETLQLNEDTLWTGTPSNYTNTSAPEVLSEVRKLVDDGKYAEATAEAVKLTGNPAEVYQLLGDLKLEFDASHLTFAEETYHRELDLDTATVRVKYSVGDVEFTREHFASNPNQVIVTKISGSKPGSLSFSVSLDSKLYHHSYINGKSQIIMEGSCPGKRIPPAVDANDEPKGIQFSAVLDLQISDDRGVIHILDDKQLRVEGSDWAVLLLVASSSFDGPFTKPSDSKRNPTSESLSALKPMRDLSYYDLYAHHLDDYQNLFHRVSLQLMKNLKNNKSNGSLELKKLARSVTGLYLKGSEDNMVSTAARVKSFQTDEDPSLVELLFQYGRYLLISCSRPRTQVANLQGLWNKDIQPKWDGAPHLNINLEMNYWPSLPCNLSECQEPLFDFISSLSTNGRKTAEVNYEANGWVVHHKSDIWAKSSADQGDVEWALWPMGGAWLCTHIWDHYAYTMDKDFLKVKAYPLLDGCASFLLDWLIEGRGGYLETNPSTSPEHNFVAPDGKPACVSYSSTMDMAIIREVFAAVVSAAENFDNRFWTEMKMSLLKECAWLYQGCIQQKFLEMVPLWNGYAQDFGDADVHHRHLSHLFGLFPGHTITVEKAPDLCQAAEISLYKRGEDGPGWSTTWKAALWARLDNSEHAYRMVKKLINLVDPDNEEPFEGGLYSNLFAAHPPFQIDANFGFTAAVSEMLVQSTIKDLYFLPALPRDKWANGCVKGLKARGAVTVSICWKEGDLHEVGLWSKEQNSLKRLHYRGTIVTASILSGIIYTFNAQLKCVKTCSL from the exons ATGGAAGATGGAGGGTGGGTTTACGTGCGACAGCCCACAGAGAAGGACCAGTGGAACCCAAGTTCGATGGAGGCCGAGAGCTCTACTCCTCAGCCTCTGAAGATCACGTTCACTGAGCCCGCCAAGCACTGGACCGATGCGCTCCCCATCGGCAACGGTCGGCTCGGAGCCATGGTCTGGGGCGGCGTCGTATCGGAGACTCTCCAGCTCAACG AGGACACACTCTGGACCGGGACGCCTAGTAACTATACTAACACTAGTGCTCCAGAGGTGCTATCAGAGGTCAGAAAACTTGTCGACGATGGTAAATATGCTGAAGCTACTGCAGAGGCGGTCAAGTTGACTGGAAATCCTGCTGAG GTTTACCAACTCCTTGGTGACCTAAAGCTGGAATTTGATGCTTCCCATCTTACATTTGCTGAAGAAACTTACCACAGAGAGTTAGACTTGGATACTGCAACAGTAAGAGTAAAGTATTCTGTGGGTGATGTAGAATTTACAAGGGAACACTTTGCTTCCAATCCCAATCAAGTGATTGTGACAAAGATTTCTGGAAGCAAACCAGGATCTCTATCATTCTCAGTGTCTCTAGATAGCAAGTTATACCATCATTCGTACATTAATGGGAAAAGTCAGATTATTATGGAAGGAAGCTGTCCTGGTAAAAGGATTCCCCCAGCGGTGGATGCAAATGACGAGCCAAAGGGAATTCAGTTTTCTGCAGTTCTTGATTTACAGATTAGTGATGACAGAGGTGTGATACATATTTTGGATGACAAGCAGTTGAGGGTCGAGGGTTCAGATTGGGCTGTTTTGCTTCTAGTCGCTTCATCTTCATTCGATGGACCATTCACTAAGCCTTCAGATTCTAAGAGGAATCCTACTTCAGAGTCACTCAGCGCATTGAAGCCAATGAGAGATTTGTCATACTATGATCTTTATGCACATCATTTGGATGACTATCAGAATCTCTTCCATCGTGTCTCACTGCAGCTTATGAAAAACTTGAAGAACAATAAATCCAATGGGTCTCTAGAATTGAAGAAACTTGCGCGCTCTGTAACTGGTTTATATCTTAAGGGAAGTGAAGATAACATGGTTTCAACTGCAGCAAGAGTCAAATCTTTTCAAactgatgaagatccttccttGGTGGAGCTTCTTTTCCAGTATGGTCGATATCTACTTATTTCATGTTCACGGCCTCGAACACAGGTGGCAAACCTGCAGGGATTATGGAATAAGGATATTCAGCCAAAATGGGA CGGGGCTCCTCACTTGAATATTAATCTTGAAATGAATTATTGGCCTTCCCTTCCTTGCAACCTTAGCGAGTGCCAGGAACCATTGTTTGACTTCATTTCCTCTTTGTCAACTAATGGGCGTAAAACTGCAGAA GTAAACTATGAAGCAAATGGTTGGGTTGTACATCATAAATCTGACATCTGGGCGAAATCATCGGCAGATCAAGGTGATGTTGAATGGGCATTATGGCCGATGGGCGGAGCATGGCTCTGTACCCATATATGGGATCACTACGCTTATACGATGGACAAG GATTTTCTTAAAGTCAAGGCATATCCTTTGTTGGATGGATGTGCATCATTTCTGTTGGATTGGTTGATTGAAGGCCGTGGAGGTTATCTAGAAACCAACCCTTCAACTTCTCCAGAGCATAACTTTGTTGCTCCTGACGGTAAGCCTGCTTGTGTGAGCTACTCATCAACAATGGACATGGCAATTATAAGAGAAGTTTTTGCTGCCGTTGTTTCTGCAGCTGAG AATTTTGACAACAGGTTCTGGACAGAGATGAAGATGAGCTTGTTGAAAGAGTGCGCCTGGCTTTACCAAGGCTGTATCCAACAAAAATTTCTGGAGATGGTTCCATTATGGAATGGGTAT GCACAAGATTTTGGGGACGCAGATGTGCATCATCGACATCTTTCGCATCTATTTGGCCTGTTTCCAGGGCACACAATAACTGTTGAGAAAGCTCCGGATCTCTGTCAAGCTGCAGAGATTTCTCTCTATAAacgag GAGAGGATGGTCCAGGATGGTCAACTACATGGAAAGCTGCTTTGTGGGCTCGTCTCGACAACAGTGAGCATGCATATCGGATGGTCAAGAAGTTGATCAACTTGGTGGATCCGGATAATGAGGAACCATTTGAAGGAGGTCTATACAGTAATCTATTCGCAGCACACCCTCCTTTCCAGATTGATGCCAACTTTGG TTTCACAGCAGCAGTTTCAGAAATGCTTGTCCAGAGCACCATAAAGGACCTGTATTTCCTTCCTGCTCTTCCCCGGGATAAATGGGCTAATGGTTGTGTGAAAGGATTGAAGGCGCGTGGTGCGGTAACAGTCAGCATCTGCTGGAAAGAAGGTGACCTTCATGAAGTTGGTCTTTGGTCCAAGGAACAGAATTCTCTGAAAAGATTACACTACAGAGGAACGATAGTCACAGCAAGCATATTATCTGGCATAATCTACACATTCAATGCACAGCTAAAATGTGTGAAGACTTGCTCTCTCTAA
- the LOC132179638 gene encoding alpha-L-fucosidase 2-like isoform X1: MEDGGWVYVRQPTEKDQWNPSSMEAESSTPQPLKITFTEPAKHWTDALPIGNGRLGAMVWGGVVSETLQLNEDTLWTGTPSNYTNTSAPEVLSEVRKLVDDGKYAEATAEAVKLTGNPAEVYQLLGDLKLEFDASHLTFAEETYHRELDLDTATVRVKYSVGDVEFTREHFASNPNQVIVTKISGSKPGSLSFSVSLDSKLYHHSYINGKSQIIMEGSCPGKRIPPAVDANDEPKGIQFSAVLDLQISDDRGVIHILDDKQLRVEGSDWAVLLLVASSSFDGPFTKPSDSKRNPTSESLSALKPMRDLSYYDLYAHHLDDYQNLFHRVSLQLMKNLKNNKSNGSLELKKLARSVTGLYLKGSEDNMVSTAARVKSFQTDEDPSLVELLFQYGRYLLISCSRPRTQVANLQGLWNKDIQPKWDGAPHLNINLEMNYWPSLPCNLSECQEPLFDFISSLSTNGRKTAEVNYEANGWVVHHKSDIWAKSSADQGDVEWALWPMGGAWLCTHIWDHYAYTMDKDFLKVKAYPLLDGCASFLLDWLIEGRGGYLETNPSTSPEHNFVAPDGKPACVSYSSTMDMAIIREVFAAVVSAAENFDNRFWTEMKMSLLKECAWLYQGCIQQKFLEMVPLWNGQAQDFGDADVHHRHLSHLFGLFPGHTITVEKAPDLCQAAEISLYKRGEDGPGWSTTWKAALWARLDNSEHAYRMVKKLINLVDPDNEEPFEGGLYSNLFAAHPPFQIDANFGFTAAVSEMLVQSTIKDLYFLPALPRDKWANGCVKGLKARGAVTVSICWKEGDLHEVGLWSKEQNSLKRLHYRGTIVTASILSGIIYTFNAQLKCVKTCSL, translated from the exons ATGGAAGATGGAGGGTGGGTTTACGTGCGACAGCCCACAGAGAAGGACCAGTGGAACCCAAGTTCGATGGAGGCCGAGAGCTCTACTCCTCAGCCTCTGAAGATCACGTTCACTGAGCCCGCCAAGCACTGGACCGATGCGCTCCCCATCGGCAACGGTCGGCTCGGAGCCATGGTCTGGGGCGGCGTCGTATCGGAGACTCTCCAGCTCAACG AGGACACACTCTGGACCGGGACGCCTAGTAACTATACTAACACTAGTGCTCCAGAGGTGCTATCAGAGGTCAGAAAACTTGTCGACGATGGTAAATATGCTGAAGCTACTGCAGAGGCGGTCAAGTTGACTGGAAATCCTGCTGAG GTTTACCAACTCCTTGGTGACCTAAAGCTGGAATTTGATGCTTCCCATCTTACATTTGCTGAAGAAACTTACCACAGAGAGTTAGACTTGGATACTGCAACAGTAAGAGTAAAGTATTCTGTGGGTGATGTAGAATTTACAAGGGAACACTTTGCTTCCAATCCCAATCAAGTGATTGTGACAAAGATTTCTGGAAGCAAACCAGGATCTCTATCATTCTCAGTGTCTCTAGATAGCAAGTTATACCATCATTCGTACATTAATGGGAAAAGTCAGATTATTATGGAAGGAAGCTGTCCTGGTAAAAGGATTCCCCCAGCGGTGGATGCAAATGACGAGCCAAAGGGAATTCAGTTTTCTGCAGTTCTTGATTTACAGATTAGTGATGACAGAGGTGTGATACATATTTTGGATGACAAGCAGTTGAGGGTCGAGGGTTCAGATTGGGCTGTTTTGCTTCTAGTCGCTTCATCTTCATTCGATGGACCATTCACTAAGCCTTCAGATTCTAAGAGGAATCCTACTTCAGAGTCACTCAGCGCATTGAAGCCAATGAGAGATTTGTCATACTATGATCTTTATGCACATCATTTGGATGACTATCAGAATCTCTTCCATCGTGTCTCACTGCAGCTTATGAAAAACTTGAAGAACAATAAATCCAATGGGTCTCTAGAATTGAAGAAACTTGCGCGCTCTGTAACTGGTTTATATCTTAAGGGAAGTGAAGATAACATGGTTTCAACTGCAGCAAGAGTCAAATCTTTTCAAactgatgaagatccttccttGGTGGAGCTTCTTTTCCAGTATGGTCGATATCTACTTATTTCATGTTCACGGCCTCGAACACAGGTGGCAAACCTGCAGGGATTATGGAATAAGGATATTCAGCCAAAATGGGA CGGGGCTCCTCACTTGAATATTAATCTTGAAATGAATTATTGGCCTTCCCTTCCTTGCAACCTTAGCGAGTGCCAGGAACCATTGTTTGACTTCATTTCCTCTTTGTCAACTAATGGGCGTAAAACTGCAGAA GTAAACTATGAAGCAAATGGTTGGGTTGTACATCATAAATCTGACATCTGGGCGAAATCATCGGCAGATCAAGGTGATGTTGAATGGGCATTATGGCCGATGGGCGGAGCATGGCTCTGTACCCATATATGGGATCACTACGCTTATACGATGGACAAG GATTTTCTTAAAGTCAAGGCATATCCTTTGTTGGATGGATGTGCATCATTTCTGTTGGATTGGTTGATTGAAGGCCGTGGAGGTTATCTAGAAACCAACCCTTCAACTTCTCCAGAGCATAACTTTGTTGCTCCTGACGGTAAGCCTGCTTGTGTGAGCTACTCATCAACAATGGACATGGCAATTATAAGAGAAGTTTTTGCTGCCGTTGTTTCTGCAGCTGAG AATTTTGACAACAGGTTCTGGACAGAGATGAAGATGAGCTTGTTGAAAGAGTGCGCCTGGCTTTACCAAGGCTGTATCCAACAAAAATTTCTGGAGATGGTTCCATTATGGAATGG CCAGGCACAAGATTTTGGGGACGCAGATGTGCATCATCGACATCTTTCGCATCTATTTGGCCTGTTTCCAGGGCACACAATAACTGTTGAGAAAGCTCCGGATCTCTGTCAAGCTGCAGAGATTTCTCTCTATAAacgag GAGAGGATGGTCCAGGATGGTCAACTACATGGAAAGCTGCTTTGTGGGCTCGTCTCGACAACAGTGAGCATGCATATCGGATGGTCAAGAAGTTGATCAACTTGGTGGATCCGGATAATGAGGAACCATTTGAAGGAGGTCTATACAGTAATCTATTCGCAGCACACCCTCCTTTCCAGATTGATGCCAACTTTGG TTTCACAGCAGCAGTTTCAGAAATGCTTGTCCAGAGCACCATAAAGGACCTGTATTTCCTTCCTGCTCTTCCCCGGGATAAATGGGCTAATGGTTGTGTGAAAGGATTGAAGGCGCGTGGTGCGGTAACAGTCAGCATCTGCTGGAAAGAAGGTGACCTTCATGAAGTTGGTCTTTGGTCCAAGGAACAGAATTCTCTGAAAAGATTACACTACAGAGGAACGATAGTCACAGCAAGCATATTATCTGGCATAATCTACACATTCAATGCACAGCTAAAATGTGTGAAGACTTGCTCTCTCTAA
- the LOC132179638 gene encoding alpha-L-fucosidase 2-like isoform X3: MEDGGWVYVRQPTEKDQWNPSSMEAESSTPQPLKITFTEPAKHWTDALPIGNGRLGAMVWGGVVSETLQLNEDTLWTGTPSNYTNTSAPEVLSEVRKLVDDGKYAEATAEAVKLTGNPAEVYQLLGDLKLEFDASHLTFAEETYHRELDLDTATVRVKYSVGDVEFTREHFASNPNQVIVTKISGSKPGSLSFSVSLDSKLYHHSYINGKSQIIMEGSCPGKRIPPAVDANDEPKGIQFSAVLDLQISDDRGVIHILDDKQLRVEGSDWAVLLLVASSSFDGPFTKPSDSKRNPTSESLSALKPMRDLSYYDLYAHHLDDYQNLFHRVSLQLMKNLKNNKSNGSLELKKLARSVTGLYLKGSEDNMVSTAARVKSFQTDEDPSLVELLFQYGRYLLISCSRPRTQVANLQGLWNKDIQPKWDGAPHLNINLEMNYWPSLPCNLSECQEPLFDFISSLSTNGRKTAEVNYEANGWVVHHKSDIWAKSSADQGDVEWALWPMGGAWLCTHIWDHYAYTMDKDFLKVKAYPLLDGCASFLLDWLIEGRGGYLETNPSTSPEHNFVAPDGKPACVSYSSTMDMAIIREVFAAVVSAAEVLDRDEDELVERVRLALPRLYPTKISGDGSIMEWAQDFGDADVHHRHLSHLFGLFPGHTITVEKAPDLCQAAEISLYKRGEDGPGWSTTWKAALWARLDNSEHAYRMVKKLINLVDPDNEEPFEGGLYSNLFAAHPPFQIDANFGFTAAVSEMLVQSTIKDLYFLPALPRDKWANGCVKGLKARGAVTVSICWKEGDLHEVGLWSKEQNSLKRLHYRGTIVTASILSGIIYTFNAQLKCVKTCSL, from the exons ATGGAAGATGGAGGGTGGGTTTACGTGCGACAGCCCACAGAGAAGGACCAGTGGAACCCAAGTTCGATGGAGGCCGAGAGCTCTACTCCTCAGCCTCTGAAGATCACGTTCACTGAGCCCGCCAAGCACTGGACCGATGCGCTCCCCATCGGCAACGGTCGGCTCGGAGCCATGGTCTGGGGCGGCGTCGTATCGGAGACTCTCCAGCTCAACG AGGACACACTCTGGACCGGGACGCCTAGTAACTATACTAACACTAGTGCTCCAGAGGTGCTATCAGAGGTCAGAAAACTTGTCGACGATGGTAAATATGCTGAAGCTACTGCAGAGGCGGTCAAGTTGACTGGAAATCCTGCTGAG GTTTACCAACTCCTTGGTGACCTAAAGCTGGAATTTGATGCTTCCCATCTTACATTTGCTGAAGAAACTTACCACAGAGAGTTAGACTTGGATACTGCAACAGTAAGAGTAAAGTATTCTGTGGGTGATGTAGAATTTACAAGGGAACACTTTGCTTCCAATCCCAATCAAGTGATTGTGACAAAGATTTCTGGAAGCAAACCAGGATCTCTATCATTCTCAGTGTCTCTAGATAGCAAGTTATACCATCATTCGTACATTAATGGGAAAAGTCAGATTATTATGGAAGGAAGCTGTCCTGGTAAAAGGATTCCCCCAGCGGTGGATGCAAATGACGAGCCAAAGGGAATTCAGTTTTCTGCAGTTCTTGATTTACAGATTAGTGATGACAGAGGTGTGATACATATTTTGGATGACAAGCAGTTGAGGGTCGAGGGTTCAGATTGGGCTGTTTTGCTTCTAGTCGCTTCATCTTCATTCGATGGACCATTCACTAAGCCTTCAGATTCTAAGAGGAATCCTACTTCAGAGTCACTCAGCGCATTGAAGCCAATGAGAGATTTGTCATACTATGATCTTTATGCACATCATTTGGATGACTATCAGAATCTCTTCCATCGTGTCTCACTGCAGCTTATGAAAAACTTGAAGAACAATAAATCCAATGGGTCTCTAGAATTGAAGAAACTTGCGCGCTCTGTAACTGGTTTATATCTTAAGGGAAGTGAAGATAACATGGTTTCAACTGCAGCAAGAGTCAAATCTTTTCAAactgatgaagatccttccttGGTGGAGCTTCTTTTCCAGTATGGTCGATATCTACTTATTTCATGTTCACGGCCTCGAACACAGGTGGCAAACCTGCAGGGATTATGGAATAAGGATATTCAGCCAAAATGGGA CGGGGCTCCTCACTTGAATATTAATCTTGAAATGAATTATTGGCCTTCCCTTCCTTGCAACCTTAGCGAGTGCCAGGAACCATTGTTTGACTTCATTTCCTCTTTGTCAACTAATGGGCGTAAAACTGCAGAA GTAAACTATGAAGCAAATGGTTGGGTTGTACATCATAAATCTGACATCTGGGCGAAATCATCGGCAGATCAAGGTGATGTTGAATGGGCATTATGGCCGATGGGCGGAGCATGGCTCTGTACCCATATATGGGATCACTACGCTTATACGATGGACAAG GATTTTCTTAAAGTCAAGGCATATCCTTTGTTGGATGGATGTGCATCATTTCTGTTGGATTGGTTGATTGAAGGCCGTGGAGGTTATCTAGAAACCAACCCTTCAACTTCTCCAGAGCATAACTTTGTTGCTCCTGACGGTAAGCCTGCTTGTGTGAGCTACTCATCAACAATGGACATGGCAATTATAAGAGAAGTTTTTGCTGCCGTTGTTTCTGCAGCTGAG GTTCTGGACAGAGATGAAGATGAGCTTGTTGAAAGAGTGCGCCTGGCTTTACCAAGGCTGTATCCAACAAAAATTTCTGGAGATGGTTCCATTATGGAATGG GCACAAGATTTTGGGGACGCAGATGTGCATCATCGACATCTTTCGCATCTATTTGGCCTGTTTCCAGGGCACACAATAACTGTTGAGAAAGCTCCGGATCTCTGTCAAGCTGCAGAGATTTCTCTCTATAAacgag GAGAGGATGGTCCAGGATGGTCAACTACATGGAAAGCTGCTTTGTGGGCTCGTCTCGACAACAGTGAGCATGCATATCGGATGGTCAAGAAGTTGATCAACTTGGTGGATCCGGATAATGAGGAACCATTTGAAGGAGGTCTATACAGTAATCTATTCGCAGCACACCCTCCTTTCCAGATTGATGCCAACTTTGG TTTCACAGCAGCAGTTTCAGAAATGCTTGTCCAGAGCACCATAAAGGACCTGTATTTCCTTCCTGCTCTTCCCCGGGATAAATGGGCTAATGGTTGTGTGAAAGGATTGAAGGCGCGTGGTGCGGTAACAGTCAGCATCTGCTGGAAAGAAGGTGACCTTCATGAAGTTGGTCTTTGGTCCAAGGAACAGAATTCTCTGAAAAGATTACACTACAGAGGAACGATAGTCACAGCAAGCATATTATCTGGCATAATCTACACATTCAATGCACAGCTAAAATGTGTGAAGACTTGCTCTCTCTAA
- the LOC132179638 gene encoding alpha-L-fucosidase 2-like isoform X5, producing the protein MRSPSATVGSEPWSGAASYRRLSSSTVYQLLGDLKLEFDASHLTFAEETYHRELDLDTATVRVKYSVGDVEFTREHFASNPNQVIVTKISGSKPGSLSFSVSLDSKLYHHSYINGKSQIIMEGSCPGKRIPPAVDANDEPKGIQFSAVLDLQISDDRGVIHILDDKQLRVEGSDWAVLLLVASSSFDGPFTKPSDSKRNPTSESLSALKPMRDLSYYDLYAHHLDDYQNLFHRVSLQLMKNLKNNKSNGSLELKKLARSVTGLYLKGSEDNMVSTAARVKSFQTDEDPSLVELLFQYGRYLLISCSRPRTQVANLQGLWNKDIQPKWDGAPHLNINLEMNYWPSLPCNLSECQEPLFDFISSLSTNGRKTAEVNYEANGWVVHHKSDIWAKSSADQGDVEWALWPMGGAWLCTHIWDHYAYTMDKDFLKVKAYPLLDGCASFLLDWLIEGRGGYLETNPSTSPEHNFVAPDGKPACVSYSSTMDMAIIREVFAAVVSAAENFDNRFWTEMKMSLLKECAWLYQGCIQQKFLEMVPLWNGQAQDFGDADVHHRHLSHLFGLFPGHTITVEKAPDLCQAAEISLYKRGEDGPGWSTTWKAALWARLDNSEHAYRMVKKLINLVDPDNEEPFEGGLYSNLFAAHPPFQIDANFGFTAAVSEMLVQSTIKDLYFLPALPRDKWANGCVKGLKARGAVTVSICWKEGDLHEVGLWSKEQNSLKRLHYRGTIVTASILSGIIYTFNAQLKCVKTCSL; encoded by the exons ATGCGCTCCCCATCGGCAACGGTCGGCTCGGAGCCATGGTCTGGGGCGGCGTCGTATCGGAGACTCTCCAGCTCAACG GTTTACCAACTCCTTGGTGACCTAAAGCTGGAATTTGATGCTTCCCATCTTACATTTGCTGAAGAAACTTACCACAGAGAGTTAGACTTGGATACTGCAACAGTAAGAGTAAAGTATTCTGTGGGTGATGTAGAATTTACAAGGGAACACTTTGCTTCCAATCCCAATCAAGTGATTGTGACAAAGATTTCTGGAAGCAAACCAGGATCTCTATCATTCTCAGTGTCTCTAGATAGCAAGTTATACCATCATTCGTACATTAATGGGAAAAGTCAGATTATTATGGAAGGAAGCTGTCCTGGTAAAAGGATTCCCCCAGCGGTGGATGCAAATGACGAGCCAAAGGGAATTCAGTTTTCTGCAGTTCTTGATTTACAGATTAGTGATGACAGAGGTGTGATACATATTTTGGATGACAAGCAGTTGAGGGTCGAGGGTTCAGATTGGGCTGTTTTGCTTCTAGTCGCTTCATCTTCATTCGATGGACCATTCACTAAGCCTTCAGATTCTAAGAGGAATCCTACTTCAGAGTCACTCAGCGCATTGAAGCCAATGAGAGATTTGTCATACTATGATCTTTATGCACATCATTTGGATGACTATCAGAATCTCTTCCATCGTGTCTCACTGCAGCTTATGAAAAACTTGAAGAACAATAAATCCAATGGGTCTCTAGAATTGAAGAAACTTGCGCGCTCTGTAACTGGTTTATATCTTAAGGGAAGTGAAGATAACATGGTTTCAACTGCAGCAAGAGTCAAATCTTTTCAAactgatgaagatccttccttGGTGGAGCTTCTTTTCCAGTATGGTCGATATCTACTTATTTCATGTTCACGGCCTCGAACACAGGTGGCAAACCTGCAGGGATTATGGAATAAGGATATTCAGCCAAAATGGGA CGGGGCTCCTCACTTGAATATTAATCTTGAAATGAATTATTGGCCTTCCCTTCCTTGCAACCTTAGCGAGTGCCAGGAACCATTGTTTGACTTCATTTCCTCTTTGTCAACTAATGGGCGTAAAACTGCAGAA GTAAACTATGAAGCAAATGGTTGGGTTGTACATCATAAATCTGACATCTGGGCGAAATCATCGGCAGATCAAGGTGATGTTGAATGGGCATTATGGCCGATGGGCGGAGCATGGCTCTGTACCCATATATGGGATCACTACGCTTATACGATGGACAAG GATTTTCTTAAAGTCAAGGCATATCCTTTGTTGGATGGATGTGCATCATTTCTGTTGGATTGGTTGATTGAAGGCCGTGGAGGTTATCTAGAAACCAACCCTTCAACTTCTCCAGAGCATAACTTTGTTGCTCCTGACGGTAAGCCTGCTTGTGTGAGCTACTCATCAACAATGGACATGGCAATTATAAGAGAAGTTTTTGCTGCCGTTGTTTCTGCAGCTGAG AATTTTGACAACAGGTTCTGGACAGAGATGAAGATGAGCTTGTTGAAAGAGTGCGCCTGGCTTTACCAAGGCTGTATCCAACAAAAATTTCTGGAGATGGTTCCATTATGGAATGG CCAGGCACAAGATTTTGGGGACGCAGATGTGCATCATCGACATCTTTCGCATCTATTTGGCCTGTTTCCAGGGCACACAATAACTGTTGAGAAAGCTCCGGATCTCTGTCAAGCTGCAGAGATTTCTCTCTATAAacgag GAGAGGATGGTCCAGGATGGTCAACTACATGGAAAGCTGCTTTGTGGGCTCGTCTCGACAACAGTGAGCATGCATATCGGATGGTCAAGAAGTTGATCAACTTGGTGGATCCGGATAATGAGGAACCATTTGAAGGAGGTCTATACAGTAATCTATTCGCAGCACACCCTCCTTTCCAGATTGATGCCAACTTTGG TTTCACAGCAGCAGTTTCAGAAATGCTTGTCCAGAGCACCATAAAGGACCTGTATTTCCTTCCTGCTCTTCCCCGGGATAAATGGGCTAATGGTTGTGTGAAAGGATTGAAGGCGCGTGGTGCGGTAACAGTCAGCATCTGCTGGAAAGAAGGTGACCTTCATGAAGTTGGTCTTTGGTCCAAGGAACAGAATTCTCTGAAAAGATTACACTACAGAGGAACGATAGTCACAGCAAGCATATTATCTGGCATAATCTACACATTCAATGCACAGCTAAAATGTGTGAAGACTTGCTCTCTCTAA